The proteins below are encoded in one region of Pseudomonas entomophila L48:
- a CDS encoding neuraminidase-like domain-containing protein yields MNSELTNALAEQWRDALSAYVMHHVLPDKLQAGALNMITADHLDRYFMLDTQVTSKVTTSYLAEALACTQTYINSIFNNLEPGYPEEFDPKLKTFWQQAMSNYSIWAAYQMLEDYPENYIRADLRLDKTALFQTLENDLGQGRITDASVQNVLRTYLKNYEYQNSIQVQSGYIDYRDGHQDADQFSGYSYANADYYLLGKDSVSPPQYYWRKVEVRLDETSNYIQPDAWSEWQPITVPAGSTVTHAQLVLLCNRLHLVWVHYGAPISVEVENVEKSQYTLKMETSHLGLDRQWTPPELLGSKDIFTEAGKGLDTTLYRLLAFAAAQARDSDDHLHAALFSVQIIQEEGEPDKELFLNREIFAQRDVLMRPVNAALEITINLLKVIHKLFTNQGGKIYLNERFNVAELRMTNVKAEDGSNPYVELDVMLWQHGTGNSTLYVRARSSEVRYELIPVDAYVTSHLMVAGGQLLQAEIRSTSHGVLDVRCKVSSEPAFENVEVRHDSLNTVTIPKADFKPTSYGWFEASKPLGQVSGASALVRYDAQEIHDGAGFKFYIDAVEQLKLMASSENFIVWRPDISTVEGVEISISGKRIWIGPFTYNGAAVSDWVSRSWNRDEGDELVCEIKEPGAVDSQFTLKREKTAGEPLVKRPFISLQNTGANFLIFDFIDEKAGGLVVRLNSQQVPDLINRVKFSPRDVFAWDAQQQREPAYKKVQSSNAYKGGGRTAQDPLIDPYDANGPYLRELFFHVPHLIASRLQEEERFEDARRWLELIFNPGSKQSPTEASGVDYWNCAWLLQEDTEAAGLEHELIDPHVIALHNPSHYRKAVFVQYVNLLIGEGDFHYRQQTRDSLANAWLLYRMAADLMGEAPDARTINTWVPRTVAELLSRSGGGERLERHADAVKPENLPKQLSTFFWAGVAVHEDFRPPANRDLLDIWDLLAQRFHNLRHFLSIEGYPMELPLYAPAANPFDLLMARMGGNANLAHLMGYRTVVPPFRFRTLVAKAQETVTALIQYGEQLRNFLELEERTELEAMQYQQAAEIAGYTIGIQEQLLSQQQKNEDVLKAQRAATALRQEHYARLYEENMSGAEIAAMTVHTVGRYMSTGINALFAGGNLASMAPNIFGLANGGQEYKGGLMAAGLVLEAVAGNMVTAGEVLRETEGYRRRRQEWQLQAKLASKELDVIDKQLEAQQHSTLAAQASLEHSRKALAQSQQLYAYYQNKSTSVSLYRWLRSQATTWHATLFDVAVSLCNSAQACWQYETGNYDRQIIRTPIWQADRYGLNAGGELRLDLHRLETEFLLRHQRHLELRKTVSLQALVGQNLVSKPSGETLETWEQVLKALTEDGELAFSLSEMLYDQDYPGHYLRRLHSVALTLPALLGPYQNIRATLTQTQSRLVTSPKREAVLFLTPELHEDVGTGDGRYVMMSLRPRQQVCLSSASQDMGLVTASETDDRYLPFEGTGAVSDWHLKFPRHAAQAELINSLSDIILEVRYLALPGGAGFDAEVDKLVEKYLDLAP; encoded by the coding sequence ATGAACAGTGAATTGACCAATGCCCTGGCGGAACAGTGGCGCGACGCGCTGAGTGCCTATGTAATGCACCATGTGTTACCAGACAAGTTGCAGGCCGGTGCCCTGAACATGATTACGGCCGATCACCTGGATCGTTATTTCATGCTGGATACCCAAGTGACCTCGAAGGTGACGACGTCCTACCTGGCTGAGGCACTGGCGTGTACCCAGACTTATATAAATTCGATCTTCAACAACCTTGAACCTGGGTATCCGGAGGAGTTCGACCCTAAGCTGAAGACATTCTGGCAGCAAGCCATGTCGAACTACTCGATTTGGGCGGCGTACCAGATGCTGGAAGATTATCCCGAGAACTATATCCGCGCCGATTTGCGGCTGGACAAGACAGCGCTGTTCCAGACACTGGAGAACGACCTTGGCCAGGGGCGGATTACCGATGCCTCAGTGCAAAATGTACTGCGGACGTATCTCAAGAACTATGAGTACCAGAACAGCATCCAGGTGCAGTCGGGCTATATTGACTACCGCGACGGTCATCAGGATGCCGATCAGTTCTCCGGATACAGCTATGCCAACGCAGACTATTACCTGCTGGGCAAGGACAGTGTCTCACCGCCCCAGTACTACTGGCGCAAGGTAGAAGTGCGCCTGGACGAGACGTCCAACTACATACAGCCTGACGCATGGTCGGAATGGCAGCCGATCACAGTGCCTGCGGGGAGCACGGTGACCCATGCTCAGTTGGTGCTGCTCTGCAATCGCCTGCATCTGGTCTGGGTGCACTATGGCGCCCCGATCTCGGTTGAGGTCGAGAATGTTGAAAAAAGCCAATACACGTTGAAGATGGAAACCAGTCATTTGGGGCTGGACAGACAATGGACTCCGCCGGAGTTACTGGGCAGCAAAGATATATTCACAGAAGCGGGAAAGGGCCTTGATACCACGCTCTACCGCCTGTTGGCGTTCGCAGCCGCGCAGGCAAGGGACAGTGATGACCATCTACATGCAGCGCTGTTTTCTGTACAAATAATCCAAGAGGAGGGGGAGCCGGATAAAGAGCTATTCCTAAACAGGGAGATTTTTGCTCAGCGCGACGTGTTGATGCGTCCGGTAAATGCTGCTCTTGAAATAACTATAAATCTATTGAAGGTGATACATAAGCTGTTCACGAACCAAGGCGGTAAGATATATCTGAATGAGCGATTTAATGTCGCCGAATTGCGGATGACAAATGTCAAGGCAGAAGATGGCAGTAATCCATATGTTGAGCTTGATGTTATGTTGTGGCAGCATGGTACGGGTAACAGCACATTGTATGTGCGTGCCCGTTCTTCAGAGGTTCGCTATGAACTAATTCCCGTGGACGCATATGTTACAAGCCATTTGATGGTGGCCGGGGGGCAGTTGTTGCAAGCCGAGATTCGGTCTACATCGCACGGGGTGCTTGATGTCCGTTGCAAGGTGTCCAGCGAGCCAGCATTCGAGAATGTCGAAGTGCGACATGACTCATTGAATACAGTGACGATACCTAAGGCAGATTTTAAACCGACATCCTATGGCTGGTTTGAAGCGAGCAAGCCGCTGGGTCAGGTTTCAGGTGCAAGTGCGTTGGTCCGCTATGATGCTCAGGAAATTCACGACGGTGCTGGGTTTAAATTCTATATCGATGCTGTAGAGCAGCTTAAGCTCATGGCTAGCAGTGAAAACTTCATAGTCTGGAGGCCAGATATATCTACCGTGGAGGGCGTAGAAATTAGTATCAGCGGTAAGCGCATTTGGATAGGGCCCTTTACTTATAATGGTGCTGCCGTCAGTGATTGGGTAAGCCGTTCGTGGAACAGAGATGAAGGTGATGAGTTGGTTTGTGAAATTAAGGAGCCAGGAGCAGTAGATTCACAGTTCACCTTGAAACGGGAGAAGACTGCTGGTGAACCCCTTGTAAAGCGGCCGTTTATCTCTCTGCAGAATACCGGTGCTAACTTCCTGATTTTCGATTTCATCGACGAAAAGGCGGGCGGGCTGGTGGTGCGCTTGAACTCCCAGCAGGTTCCCGATCTGATAAACCGTGTCAAATTCTCACCCCGGGATGTATTCGCCTGGGATGCGCAGCAACAGCGGGAACCCGCCTATAAAAAAGTGCAATCCAGCAATGCCTATAAAGGCGGGGGGCGTACGGCACAGGATCCATTGATAGATCCATACGATGCCAACGGCCCCTACCTGCGCGAACTGTTCTTCCACGTGCCCCACCTGATTGCCTCGCGGCTACAGGAAGAAGAGCGCTTCGAAGATGCGCGCCGTTGGCTGGAGCTGATCTTCAACCCGGGGAGCAAGCAATCGCCAACGGAAGCGAGCGGCGTCGATTATTGGAACTGTGCCTGGCTGCTGCAGGAAGATACCGAGGCTGCCGGCCTTGAGCACGAACTGATCGACCCTCATGTCATCGCGCTGCATAACCCTTCGCATTACCGCAAGGCCGTCTTTGTGCAGTATGTGAACCTGCTGATCGGCGAAGGCGACTTCCACTACCGCCAGCAAACCCGTGACAGCCTGGCCAATGCCTGGCTGCTGTACCGCATGGCGGCGGACCTGATGGGGGAGGCTCCGGATGCGCGTACGATCAATACCTGGGTTCCACGCACCGTGGCCGAACTGCTGAGCAGGTCGGGCGGCGGTGAGCGGTTGGAGCGCCATGCAGACGCCGTCAAGCCGGAGAACCTGCCCAAGCAACTGTCCACGTTCTTCTGGGCCGGCGTGGCGGTACATGAGGATTTTCGCCCGCCGGCCAACCGAGATTTGCTGGACATCTGGGACTTGCTGGCACAGCGCTTCCACAACCTGCGCCACTTCCTGAGCATCGAGGGTTACCCGATGGAGCTGCCGCTGTATGCGCCGGCGGCGAACCCGTTCGACCTACTGATGGCGCGCATGGGCGGCAATGCCAACCTGGCTCACCTGATGGGCTATCGCACCGTGGTGCCGCCTTTCCGCTTCCGCACCCTGGTGGCCAAGGCCCAGGAAACGGTGACCGCGCTGATCCAGTACGGCGAGCAATTGCGCAACTTCCTGGAGCTGGAGGAGCGCACCGAGCTGGAAGCGATGCAGTACCAGCAGGCTGCGGAAATTGCGGGCTACACCATCGGTATCCAGGAGCAGTTGCTCAGCCAGCAACAGAAGAACGAGGATGTATTGAAGGCGCAGCGTGCCGCCACGGCATTGCGACAGGAGCACTACGCACGTTTGTATGAAGAGAACATGTCGGGCGCGGAAATCGCGGCCATGACCGTCCATACAGTCGGGCGCTACATGTCTACGGGGATCAACGCCCTCTTCGCGGGTGGCAATCTGGCTTCGATGGCGCCCAATATCTTTGGGCTGGCCAACGGTGGCCAGGAGTACAAAGGCGGCTTGATGGCCGCCGGCCTTGTACTGGAAGCTGTCGCGGGTAACATGGTCACCGCGGGCGAGGTGTTGCGTGAGACGGAAGGGTACCGTCGTCGTCGCCAGGAATGGCAGTTGCAAGCCAAACTGGCCAGCAAAGAGCTGGATGTCATCGACAAGCAACTTGAAGCGCAACAGCATTCGACACTGGCCGCCCAGGCCTCCCTGGAGCACAGTCGCAAGGCCTTGGCGCAATCCCAGCAGCTGTATGCGTACTACCAAAACAAGTCCACCAGCGTGTCGCTCTATCGCTGGCTGCGCTCCCAGGCAACCACCTGGCACGCGACCCTGTTCGATGTGGCGGTCAGCCTGTGTAACAGCGCCCAGGCCTGCTGGCAGTACGAGACGGGCAACTACGACCGGCAAATCATCCGCACGCCCATCTGGCAGGCCGACCGCTATGGCCTGAATGCCGGTGGTGAGCTGCGCCTGGACCTGCACCGGCTTGAAACGGAATTCCTGCTGCGCCATCAGCGGCATCTGGAGCTTCGCAAGACGGTGTCGTTGCAGGCACTGGTGGGCCAGAATCTGGTCTCTAAACCGAGCGGTGAAACCCTTGAAACTTGGGAGCAAGTGCTCAAGGCGTTGACAGAGGATGGCGAGTTGGCATTCAGCCTGTCGGAAATGTTGTACGACCAGGATTACCCAGGGCACTACCTGCGCCGTCTGCACAGTGTGGCGTTGACACTGCCTGCCCTGTTAGGACCGTACCAGAACATCCGCGCGACCCTGACTCAGACCCAGAGTCGGTTGGTGACCTCGCCTAAACGCGAGGCAGTGCTGTTCCTTACGCCAGAGTTACATGAAGACGTGGGGACCGGCGATGGACGCTACGTGATGATGAGCTTGCGCCCGCGCCAGCAGGTCTGCCTGTCTTCGGCCAGCCAGGATATGGGCCTGGTTACCGCCTCCGAGACAGATGATCGCTATCTGCCGTTCGAAGGGACGGGTGCGGTATCCGACTGGCACCTGAAGTTCCCTCGTCATGCAGCACAGGCAGAACTGATCAATAGCCTCAGCGACATCATCCTGGAAGTCCGTTACTTGGCCTTGCCAGGTGGAGCGGGCTTCGATGCTGAGGTCGATAAGTTGGTCGAGAAGTACCTGGATCTGGCCCCCTGA
- a CDS encoding Tc toxin subunit A: MAKRKSSKQVALFERILDTEPGIKAKFADVNVAQASILDLQRKTPKALMELYPSLRASEARRLRARLDVASAAMMRAFREQRLSSGLRRAADEMKGPLALTSGPTFENQFSPSWANHTQPGAVDATTSPAAYLIDMLSFVRDWIESAGDENKILRLETRRPDLFNLMIDEQTMNREVTQVEVVNHVMERAIEEHREGNPEDRTSVEDKLLEVRYPFRHFPYETYWEQIRTVLAFNAVHISDFTHLSDIDSPYFIQSGAHSTMSNMALQQDSALGPALRSILLEASYFEAERAVRFNPQTRRLLSLPLRDPEKLPAEEKAEAQAQIVQRRLETAANFYKTNFGVAGYPTLQNVVNFCQALEMTQDEMESLFGLAAHAPYLSEHAGGTGSPVSPGLFGARFLNSDAPEAVSVESDTDDPQHHRFLKLSEDRCDRLNRLVRLAYALKLSYAETDQVVCAIVDAERLAQAELGRMNPEEVPLWMSVNTVRGLGLFEYLRKRFSCSAEEFAALMSDMGLYGIGEQRSHFDRVFNTDTVTPLLIDGTEFNASGVDSESKRTIDQLCRGLGINMETFRYLSRLILQGQEGSQLTRSITTFSAFYRITLLARLLSITTIELLSLLEVLNPEGLYALQLAGAPRNAMYENFSRTDTVSVTYAVCQCVLWCQEQQLPISWLVQQLLPIETSDLVPPEFKTLLIELKGDLEPFRNFDEDMEEAGVPGLVNKRWKEVLTHLVDEDCLISAVGSSARDFDYLDYENFAEREVNAVIDELIVESSDGDIELPGLADDEVERLKTLVTGVVLRIRTQQWGVVQERLSHLLALNTEKVIPVIYWAEGTVHALMSSAVGFNPDIIEHEPLKAMMPQLLRMMRCAQVATQFDLSPALLSSVLKRAERSRFSLKSTELTLHTLYFLERYTHCLRSAVQTEAQLLGYFAAIEAQGALTANEQRLIKDIAADKIAAWLGWGIREVLDVAAEVAPDGIIRNLAQLLTLVNTRQLCERTGLSAVSLMKLSRLTAYSDTQTYRIAAQEMLSSLRRDPEQRRDEVELRQSFSSRCEVSESRLIARKNDGTEATTVSLTLLDMNNQPVSDIRVAWSTDLGKVLDFYSYTDRMGVATVVLQAGDQQGIAHVKGTYLLDSQAIAPPVMIDCDETELYLDMIEGKPEIGDLDKLAGGEGVYRFRASLKDRWGNVGIDRLVNWASSIGYFDSTVGETLTDNEGWSAIALRSQDAGKGRVAVWYAPLNDDPRVFDIGFEDKPYVNSVVLTSWAVAGDDIEVEATILSLNGDPFRFQAVDWTCSDADVEIINHGDSDDSGKARATLKLAKEGVLVVTATLTDGSPERKPYHSEVLSIDVVTDASKITCGGGERWPIADGISAGEYEVRVASSDDKPVANYPVTWSVEGGTGGPYSVLTGPEGFARFALRGTTPGPRTVIATVNDLEPRHFAEVQLMDPLEVEITLKEEPSGPETPVIDKIILNQPNTGTRQYTLTYRLSDGHPLLLKPMQLLYTGRDSDASLGLKFTPSLGSENQVVGREVSWIIDCKNTLLRDEVELKFGLWCKEMMSAIERDVVVKPATD, encoded by the coding sequence ATGGCCAAACGCAAAAGTAGCAAGCAAGTTGCGTTGTTCGAGAGGATTCTTGATACGGAGCCGGGGATCAAAGCCAAGTTTGCTGATGTGAATGTTGCGCAGGCGTCGATTCTGGACTTGCAGCGCAAGACTCCCAAGGCGTTGATGGAGCTTTACCCCTCGCTTCGTGCGAGCGAGGCGAGGCGGCTCAGGGCTCGTCTTGACGTTGCATCGGCGGCCATGATGCGCGCATTTCGGGAACAGCGCCTGAGCTCGGGCCTGCGTCGCGCCGCGGACGAGATGAAAGGCCCCCTGGCGCTGACCAGCGGCCCGACCTTCGAAAACCAGTTCAGCCCTTCATGGGCCAATCACACCCAGCCCGGCGCCGTGGATGCCACCACGTCACCGGCGGCCTACCTGATCGACATGCTGAGCTTTGTGCGCGATTGGATTGAATCAGCGGGCGATGAAAACAAGATCCTGCGTCTGGAGACTCGTCGCCCCGACTTGTTCAACCTGATGATCGACGAACAGACCATGAACCGTGAGGTGACCCAGGTCGAAGTCGTCAATCATGTCATGGAGCGGGCAATCGAGGAGCACCGCGAGGGAAACCCGGAAGACCGGACTTCCGTCGAGGACAAGCTGCTCGAGGTGCGCTACCCGTTCAGGCATTTCCCCTACGAAACCTACTGGGAACAGATCCGCACTGTATTGGCGTTCAATGCAGTGCACATCAGCGATTTCACGCACCTGTCGGATATCGACAGTCCCTATTTCATTCAGTCGGGTGCTCACTCGACGATGTCGAACATGGCCTTGCAGCAGGACTCCGCGCTTGGGCCGGCATTGCGCTCCATCCTGCTGGAAGCTTCCTATTTCGAGGCCGAAAGAGCCGTGCGCTTCAACCCGCAAACCCGCCGTCTGCTGAGCTTGCCTCTTAGAGACCCAGAGAAACTTCCTGCCGAGGAGAAAGCTGAAGCTCAAGCACAGATCGTGCAACGTCGGTTGGAAACAGCCGCCAACTTCTACAAGACCAACTTCGGTGTTGCAGGCTACCCGACGTTGCAGAATGTGGTGAACTTCTGCCAGGCACTGGAGATGACGCAGGATGAGATGGAGTCGTTGTTCGGGTTGGCTGCACACGCCCCTTATCTGTCGGAGCATGCCGGTGGTACTGGTTCACCTGTCAGCCCAGGCCTGTTCGGTGCGCGCTTCCTGAACAGTGACGCACCCGAAGCCGTTTCGGTCGAAAGTGATACCGACGACCCCCAGCACCACCGTTTCCTGAAACTGTCCGAGGACCGCTGTGATCGGCTCAACCGTCTGGTGCGCCTGGCCTATGCGCTAAAACTCTCCTATGCGGAAACGGACCAGGTGGTGTGTGCGATTGTCGATGCGGAAAGGCTTGCGCAGGCTGAACTCGGGAGGATGAATCCCGAAGAGGTGCCGCTCTGGATGTCGGTGAACACCGTCAGAGGGCTGGGGCTGTTCGAGTACTTGCGCAAGCGCTTCTCGTGCAGTGCCGAAGAATTTGCCGCGCTGATGTCGGACATGGGCCTGTATGGCATCGGTGAACAGCGCAGTCACTTCGACCGTGTGTTCAATACCGATACCGTTACACCGCTGCTGATCGATGGAACGGAATTCAACGCCAGTGGTGTAGACAGCGAAAGCAAACGCACCATCGATCAATTGTGCCGTGGACTCGGCATCAACATGGAAACCTTCCGCTACCTGTCGCGCCTGATCCTGCAGGGGCAGGAAGGCAGCCAACTGACACGTTCGATCACGACGTTCAGTGCGTTCTACCGGATCACCTTGTTGGCCAGGCTGCTTTCGATTACCACGATCGAGCTATTGTCGCTTCTGGAGGTCCTGAATCCGGAGGGCCTCTATGCGTTGCAACTGGCGGGTGCCCCTAGAAACGCCATGTACGAGAACTTCTCGCGCACAGACACCGTCAGCGTCACCTATGCCGTCTGCCAGTGCGTGCTGTGGTGCCAGGAACAGCAACTGCCCATCAGCTGGCTGGTCCAGCAATTGCTGCCGATCGAGACGTCGGACCTGGTACCTCCGGAGTTCAAGACCCTGCTCATCGAGCTCAAGGGGGACCTGGAACCTTTTCGCAACTTCGATGAGGACATGGAGGAAGCGGGTGTCCCCGGGTTGGTGAACAAGCGCTGGAAAGAAGTACTGACGCATCTGGTGGATGAAGACTGCCTGATCAGCGCTGTCGGTAGTAGTGCACGGGACTTCGACTATCTCGACTACGAGAACTTCGCCGAACGGGAAGTCAACGCGGTGATCGACGAGCTGATCGTCGAATCATCAGACGGTGACATTGAGCTGCCAGGCTTGGCAGATGATGAAGTCGAACGCTTGAAAACGCTGGTCACGGGGGTTGTGCTGCGCATTCGCACACAGCAATGGGGGGTGGTGCAGGAGCGCTTGTCACATTTGCTGGCGCTCAACACCGAGAAGGTGATCCCGGTGATCTACTGGGCCGAAGGAACAGTGCACGCGCTAATGTCGAGCGCGGTGGGCTTCAACCCGGACATCATCGAACACGAGCCCTTGAAGGCGATGATGCCGCAGCTGCTGCGCATGATGAGGTGTGCCCAGGTCGCCACACAGTTCGATTTGAGCCCCGCGTTGTTATCCAGTGTGCTGAAGCGCGCGGAAAGGTCGCGTTTCAGTCTCAAGAGCACAGAGCTGACGTTGCATACCCTGTATTTTCTCGAGCGGTACACACACTGCCTGCGTTCGGCCGTACAAACGGAAGCGCAGTTGCTGGGCTATTTTGCCGCGATCGAGGCACAGGGAGCGTTGACCGCGAATGAACAACGGCTGATCAAGGATATCGCCGCGGACAAGATTGCCGCTTGGCTTGGGTGGGGCATTCGTGAAGTGCTCGATGTGGCGGCCGAGGTAGCGCCTGATGGCATCATTCGCAATCTGGCACAACTGCTCACCCTGGTGAATACGCGGCAACTGTGCGAGCGCACCGGGCTGAGCGCGGTGTCGCTGATGAAGCTCAGCCGGCTCACGGCCTACTCCGATACGCAAACGTACCGCATCGCCGCGCAGGAAATGCTCAGCAGCCTGCGTCGCGACCCCGAACAGCGTCGTGACGAGGTGGAGCTGCGCCAGAGCTTTTCGTCACGCTGCGAAGTGAGCGAATCGCGCTTGATTGCCAGGAAGAATGACGGGACCGAAGCAACCACCGTGTCGCTGACGTTGCTGGACATGAATAACCAACCAGTCTCCGATATTCGGGTGGCCTGGTCCACCGACCTTGGCAAGGTGCTCGATTTCTATAGCTACACCGACAGGATGGGGGTTGCTACGGTGGTGCTGCAGGCCGGGGACCAGCAGGGCATCGCCCATGTAAAGGGAACCTACCTGTTGGACAGCCAAGCCATCGCGCCCCCGGTCATGATCGATTGCGACGAAACTGAACTGTATCTGGACATGATCGAAGGCAAGCCGGAGATCGGAGACCTCGATAAATTGGCCGGAGGTGAAGGGGTATACAGGTTCAGGGCTAGCTTGAAGGATAGATGGGGCAACGTGGGTATAGACCGTCTGGTGAACTGGGCCAGCTCGATCGGCTACTTCGACTCCACTGTTGGGGAAACGCTGACGGACAATGAGGGCTGGAGCGCCATCGCCCTGCGCAGCCAGGACGCCGGCAAAGGCAGGGTAGCTGTCTGGTACGCGCCCCTCAACGACGATCCACGGGTGTTCGACATCGGCTTCGAGGACAAGCCTTACGTCAACTCGGTTGTGCTGACGTCCTGGGCTGTCGCGGGTGACGATATTGAGGTCGAGGCCACCATACTTTCCCTGAATGGCGATCCTTTTAGGTTTCAGGCGGTCGATTGGACTTGCTCGGATGCGGATGTCGAGATCATCAATCATGGCGACAGTGATGATTCAGGCAAGGCGAGGGCTACTTTGAAGCTGGCCAAGGAAGGGGTGTTGGTCGTGACTGCCACCCTGACGGATGGCTCTCCTGAACGCAAGCCATACCACTCGGAAGTGTTGTCCATCGACGTGGTGACCGATGCCAGCAAAATCACGTGTGGGGGTGGCGAGCGTTGGCCAATCGCGGATGGCATCAGTGCTGGCGAGTATGAGGTTCGTGTCGCCAGTTCCGATGACAAACCCGTTGCCAATTACCCGGTTACCTGGAGTGTCGAAGGTGGAACGGGTGGGCCTTACTCTGTGCTGACTGGGCCGGAAGGTTTCGCCCGCTTCGCGCTTCGAGGCACAACACCGGGGCCTAGAACCGTTATCGCGACTGTAAACGACCTGGAGCCGCGCCACTTTGCAGAAGTGCAACTCATGGACCCGCTGGAAGTGGAAATCACGCTTAAAGAAGAGCCCAGTGGGCCCGAAACGCCCGTTATCGACAAGATCATTCTCAACCAGCCGAACACAGGTACAAGGCAGTACACCCTGACTTATCGACTGTCAGACGGTCATCCACTGTTATTAAAGCCCATGCAGCTGCTCTATACAGGCCGCGATTCGGACGCTTCGCTGGGCTTGAAGTTCACGCCGTCGCTGGGGTCGGAAAACCAGGTTGTAGGCCGAGAGGTGAGTTGGATTATCGATTGCAAAAACACGCTGTTGCGTGACGAGGTAGAGCTGAAGTTCGGACTCTGGTGCAAAGAGATGATGAGCGCGATAGAGCGTGATGTCGTCGTCAAACCCGCTACGGACTGA
- the mmsB gene encoding 3-hydroxyisobutyrate dehydrogenase yields MRIAFIGLGNMGAPMARNLIKAGHQLNLFDLNQTVLAELAGLGGQVSASPKAAAADSELVITMLPAAAHVRSVYLDEETGVLAGIRPGTPTVDCSTIDPQTARDVSKAAAAKGVDMGDAPVSGGTGGAAAGTLTFMVGASAELFATLQPVLAQMGRNIVHCGEVGTGQIAKICNNLLLGISMIGVSEAMALGNALGIDTKVLAGIINSSTGRCWSSDTYNPWPGIIETAPASRGYTGGFGAELMLKDLGLATEAARQAHQPVILGAVAQQLYQAMSLRGEGGKDFSAIVEGYRKKD; encoded by the coding sequence ATGCGTATCGCATTCATTGGCCTGGGCAACATGGGCGCACCCATGGCCCGCAACCTGATCAAGGCCGGGCACCAGCTGAACCTGTTCGACCTGAACCAGACCGTGCTGGCGGAGCTGGCCGGGCTGGGCGGGCAGGTCAGCGCCTCGCCGAAAGCGGCTGCCGCCGACAGCGAGCTGGTGATCACCATGTTGCCGGCCGCCGCCCATGTGCGCAGCGTTTACCTGGACGAAGAAACCGGCGTGCTGGCTGGTATTCGGCCCGGTACCCCGACCGTGGATTGCAGCACCATCGACCCACAGACCGCCCGTGACGTGTCGAAGGCCGCGGCGGCCAAGGGCGTCGACATGGGCGACGCGCCAGTCTCCGGCGGTACCGGCGGCGCGGCGGCCGGCACCCTGACCTTCATGGTCGGCGCCAGTGCCGAGCTGTTTGCCACGCTGCAGCCGGTGCTGGCGCAGATGGGCCGCAATATCGTGCACTGTGGTGAAGTCGGTACCGGTCAGATCGCCAAGATCTGCAACAACCTGCTGCTGGGCATCTCGATGATCGGCGTGTCCGAGGCCATGGCCCTGGGCAACGCACTGGGCATCGACACCAAGGTGCTGGCCGGCATCATCAACAGCTCGACCGGGCGTTGCTGGAGTTCGGACACCTATAACCCTTGGCCGGGGATCATCGAGACGGCGCCAGCTTCACGCGGCTACACCGGTGGCTTTGGCGCCGAGCTGATGCTCAAGGACCTGGGGCTGGCCACTGAGGCCGCCCGCCAAGCGCACCAGCCGGTGATCCTCGGCGCGGTGGCCCAGCAGCTGTACCAGGCCATGAGCCTGCGCGGCGAGGGCGGCAAGGACTTCTCGGCGATCGTCGAGGGTTATCGCAAGAAAGACTGA
- a CDS encoding cupin domain-containing protein, which yields MSDFITVLRETCPTPVVDATKWKRIGGDPHTVNLNAYLSADGSKIMGTWICTPGKFEVNYEKWEYCHFLDGYCIITPEGEAPKHLKAGDVFVIEPGMKGTWEVVETVRKYFVFA from the coding sequence ATGTCCGATTTCATCACCGTCCTGCGCGAAACCTGCCCCACCCCGGTGGTCGACGCCACCAAGTGGAAACGCATCGGCGGCGACCCACACACCGTCAACCTCAACGCCTACCTGTCCGCCGACGGCAGCAAGATCATGGGCACCTGGATCTGCACGCCGGGCAAGTTCGAGGTCAACTACGAGAAGTGGGAGTACTGCCACTTTCTCGACGGGTACTGCATCATCACCCCGGAAGGTGAAGCGCCCAAGCACCTGAAGGCGGGGGATGTGTTCGTGATCGAGCCTGGGATGAAAGGAACCTGGGAAGTGGTCGAGACAGTGCGCAAGTATTTCGTGTTCGCCTGA